Proteins from one uncultured Cohaesibacter sp. genomic window:
- the dapE gene encoding succinyl-diaminopimelate desuccinylase translates to MTKAPTATDLASALIQCPSVTPAEAGVLTLLDDLLSPFGFEVHRPTFSQDGYSDVENMFAKISGGEGPHLAFAGHVDVVPVGEESIWQQPPFSGAVKDGKLYGRGAADMKGGVAAFVAAALRYVETHGAPKGTVSFVLTGDEEGPAVNGTVKLMQWAAERGEKFTDSVLGEPTNPNSMGDMIKVGRRGSQSGTVTISGKQGHVAYPHLANNPVPVLAKIVEHVSAQTLDEGTDFFQPSNLEFISFDVGNPAWNVIPEQASARFNVRFNDLWTAETLGQFVTKHATDCLSGDAFKLSVSLEADGSEAFLTRSDSLIDRFSKAVETVTGKVPELSTGGGTSDARFIKNYCPVIEFGLVGQTMHMVDEHVAVADIEQLAEVYYEFMMQYFER, encoded by the coding sequence ATGACAAAAGCTCCAACAGCCACGGACCTTGCCAGCGCCCTGATCCAATGCCCCAGCGTCACGCCCGCTGAGGCTGGCGTTCTCACCCTGCTTGATGATTTGCTCTCCCCTTTCGGGTTTGAGGTGCATCGTCCCACTTTTTCTCAAGACGGCTATTCAGACGTTGAAAACATGTTCGCCAAGATCTCCGGTGGCGAGGGGCCGCATCTGGCCTTTGCCGGTCATGTGGATGTGGTGCCGGTGGGAGAGGAATCCATTTGGCAGCAGCCGCCTTTCAGTGGCGCAGTGAAGGATGGCAAGCTGTATGGACGCGGCGCAGCTGACATGAAAGGCGGCGTCGCTGCCTTTGTTGCCGCGGCCTTGCGTTATGTCGAGACCCACGGCGCGCCGAAGGGCACCGTTTCCTTCGTGCTTACCGGTGATGAAGAAGGACCGGCAGTCAATGGCACCGTCAAGCTCATGCAGTGGGCGGCCGAACGGGGTGAAAAATTCACCGATTCTGTTCTTGGCGAGCCAACCAATCCGAACAGCATGGGCGACATGATCAAGGTCGGGCGTCGTGGCAGCCAGTCGGGCACGGTGACCATCTCCGGCAAACAAGGCCATGTGGCCTATCCGCATCTGGCCAACAATCCGGTGCCGGTTCTGGCTAAAATCGTCGAGCATGTCAGCGCCCAGACGCTGGACGAGGGCACGGACTTTTTCCAGCCGAGCAATCTGGAATTCATTTCCTTCGACGTGGGCAATCCGGCCTGGAATGTCATTCCCGAGCAGGCATCCGCCCGCTTCAATGTGCGCTTCAATGACCTCTGGACTGCCGAAACGCTGGGCCAATTTGTTACCAAGCACGCTACAGACTGCCTCTCGGGCGATGCCTTCAAGCTCTCTGTTTCGCTCGAAGCGGATGGCAGCGAGGCTTTTCTGACGCGCTCGGATAGCCTGATTGATCGCTTCTCCAAGGCGGTCGAAACCGTCACGGGCAAAGTTCCGGAGCTTTCAACCGGCGGCGGCACATCGGATGCCCGCTTCATCAAGAATTATTGCCCGGTGATCGAGTTCGGCCTTGTTGGCCAGACCATGCATATGGTCGATGAACATGTCGCCGTGGCCGACATCGAGCAGCTCGCCGAGGTCTATTATGAATTCATGATGCAGTATTTCGAGCGTTAA
- a CDS encoding carboxymuconolactone decarboxylase family protein translates to MQETQAKSPASNSQTSALERARAYCDAHHPGLEDNLNAWFGDMLPDFGESLIEWAYGRHYSRPGLDSKSRQLATVAALTVLGGQTAPQLKINIEHTLAVGASEQEIVEVIWQMAVYGGLPAAINGLNVAKEVFAAREQTKR, encoded by the coding sequence ATGCAAGAGACACAAGCAAAATCCCCCGCATCCAACAGCCAGACAAGCGCTCTTGAACGAGCCCGTGCCTATTGCGACGCGCACCACCCCGGCCTTGAAGACAATCTGAATGCTTGGTTTGGCGACATGCTGCCAGACTTTGGCGAGAGCCTGATCGAATGGGCCTATGGTCGGCATTATTCCCGCCCGGGCCTTGATAGCAAAAGCCGACAGCTGGCGACCGTAGCCGCGTTGACGGTATTGGGCGGACAGACTGCGCCACAGCTCAAGATCAATATCGAGCATACCCTTGCCGTAGGGGCGAGCGAACAGGAGATCGTCGAAGTCATCTGGCAAATGGCCGTCTATGGCGGATTGCCAGCCGCGATCAACGGCCTCAACGTGGCCAAGGAGGTGTTTGCGGCCAGAGAACAGACTAAGCGATAG
- a CDS encoding MerR family transcriptional regulator — MKIGNLAHLTGLSVHTIRYYEKIGLLPDASRDAGGRRQYGMDIANWLTFLKHLKATGMGISNMVRYAQLRAEGPQTAAARRQMLEDQRRTVQQQIDALQATLPVLDNKIEIYKDMEKAHVMEADHARDTSKIPRIQQPDKRS; from the coding sequence TTGAAGATCGGAAATCTGGCACATCTGACCGGCCTGTCCGTCCATACCATCCGCTATTACGAGAAGATCGGCCTGTTGCCCGACGCCTCTCGAGATGCAGGTGGGCGGCGACAATATGGTATGGACATCGCCAATTGGCTGACCTTCCTCAAGCATCTCAAGGCCACCGGCATGGGCATATCCAACATGGTTCGTTATGCCCAATTGAGGGCCGAAGGTCCGCAAACTGCTGCGGCGCGACGCCAGATGCTGGAGGACCAGCGCAGGACCGTGCAGCAACAGATAGACGCTCTGCAAGCGACGCTTCCCGTTCTCGATAACAAAATCGAAATCTACAAGGACATGGAAAAAGCCCATGTCATGGAGGCAGATCATGCAAGAGACACAAGCAAAATCCCCCGCATCCAACAGCCAGACAAGCGCTCTTGA
- the dapD gene encoding 2,3,4,5-tetrahydropyridine-2,6-dicarboxylate N-succinyltransferase, which produces MTQVDLSALQSTIEAGFEARESINSNTTGDIRDAVEKALTLLDNGHARVAEKAEDGNWVVNQWLKKAVLLSFRLNAMEVIKGGPGEATWWDKVPSKFEGWGGIDFENAGFRAVPNCTVRRSAFIGKGVVLMPSFVNLGAYVDEGTMIDTWATVGSCAQIGKHVHLSGGAGIGGVLEPLQAGPVVIEDNCFIGARAEVAEGVIVREGSVLSMGVYLGASTKIVDRATGEIFMGEVPPYSVVVSGTMPGKPLPDGTPGPNLYCAVIVKRVDERTRSKTSINELLRD; this is translated from the coding sequence ATGACCCAAGTTGATCTGAGCGCGCTCCAAAGCACGATCGAAGCAGGCTTCGAGGCTCGCGAATCCATCAATAGCAACACGACCGGCGACATCAGGGACGCAGTCGAAAAGGCGCTGACCCTGCTCGACAATGGCCATGCGCGTGTTGCGGAAAAGGCAGAAGACGGCAACTGGGTTGTCAATCAGTGGCTGAAGAAAGCCGTGCTCCTGTCGTTCCGGCTCAATGCCATGGAAGTGATCAAGGGTGGCCCGGGCGAAGCAACATGGTGGGACAAGGTTCCTTCCAAGTTTGAAGGCTGGGGCGGCATCGACTTTGAAAATGCTGGCTTCCGCGCTGTACCGAACTGCACCGTGCGTCGCTCCGCCTTCATCGGCAAGGGCGTTGTGCTGATGCCATCTTTCGTCAATCTGGGCGCCTATGTTGATGAAGGCACCATGATCGACACATGGGCAACAGTCGGCTCCTGCGCACAGATCGGCAAGCATGTGCATCTTTCCGGCGGCGCTGGCATCGGCGGCGTTCTGGAGCCGCTGCAGGCTGGCCCTGTGGTGATCGAGGACAATTGCTTCATCGGAGCCCGCGCCGAAGTGGCCGAAGGCGTCATCGTGCGTGAAGGCTCTGTGTTGTCCATGGGCGTTTATCTTGGTGCATCCACCAAGATCGTTGACCGCGCCACCGGCGAAATCTTCATGGGTGAAGTACCGCCTTACTCTGTTGTTGTCTCGGGCACCATGCCGGGCAAACCGCTGCCAGATGGCACGCCGGGCCCGAACCTTTACTGCGCCGTTATCGTGAAGCGCGTGGACGAGCGCACCCGCTCGAAAACCTCGATCAACGAGCTGCTGCGCGACTAA
- a CDS encoding PAS domain-containing protein — protein sequence MTITISPTGIEKQFGESEILVSRTDKDGYITYCNAFFRDITGYANKSLVGQPHNCVRHPEMPRSIFKFLWDGLEERRDMFAYMQNLTTTGDHYWTFARVTPSRNDKGEVVGYEASRRAPNRTAVREVIAPLYKTLCDIENRFDDEEQAVEAGCAHLNGLLQEKSTSYRRFVLSL from the coding sequence ATGACAATAACAATTTCTCCTACCGGTATAGAAAAGCAGTTCGGCGAAAGTGAAATTCTCGTCAGCAGAACCGACAAGGACGGTTACATAACCTATTGCAATGCGTTCTTTCGGGATATCACGGGCTATGCCAACAAGAGCCTGGTTGGTCAGCCCCACAATTGTGTTCGCCACCCTGAAATGCCTCGCTCCATCTTCAAGTTCCTCTGGGATGGCCTTGAAGAGAGAAGGGACATGTTTGCCTATATGCAGAATCTGACGACCACAGGAGACCATTATTGGACCTTTGCCCGTGTCACTCCGTCTCGAAATGACAAAGGTGAAGTGGTCGGCTATGAAGCATCGCGCCGTGCACCCAATCGTACAGCAGTGCGTGAAGTCATAGCTCCTCTTTATAAGACACTCTGCGACATCGAAAACAGGTTTGATGATGAGGAACAGGCCGTCGAGGCGGGGTGCGCTCATCTGAATGGCTTGTTGCAGGAGAAGTCGACGTCCTACCGGCGGTTCGTATTGTCTTTATAA
- a CDS encoding L,D-transpeptidase family protein, with protein sequence MNYKGRLLFTAGFILSAGGAALATEKPLDPMAATDSPSQAVQTALEADQEAPLQIIVSRKDQRLRVYRGQEVIATSRVSTGKAGHSTPTGIFSILEKRRQHFSNIYDSAPMPYMQRLTWSGIALHESGSVPNYPASHGCVRLPRGFASKLFSMTERGAHVIIANREAEPELIHNARLFQPEDVQLANKLTELSLGPTQPVKGHGKIALLDDRPSEDPLAAKISMRLNLLDQVKRDNSPIRVFITRQPRGNLVREVQIMLNELGFDAGEPDGLAGKATYGAVRAFIKSRQGSIEDQAQPLKAVIDKTLLTALYHAAGKGEVPTGHIYVRSRFKPLFDAPIMIKNPEAPLGAHLLTATHSRTQSGKLDWLSVNLTDRYDDSMQTRLGVTQDMDNEALVASSAILDRIEIPDEVRAQIDLLVNSGSSITISDRGFSRETTPVGTDFIVLTKPDLPSARPIQKTVERKKPAKPNQVARSKTEPVQEAPKKKGLFSMLINRGASLTEVKTR encoded by the coding sequence ATGAATTATAAAGGGCGATTGCTGTTTACCGCAGGGTTTATTTTGTCCGCAGGCGGAGCCGCACTGGCGACGGAAAAGCCGCTTGATCCGATGGCCGCGACGGACAGTCCTTCCCAGGCCGTTCAGACTGCTTTGGAAGCCGATCAGGAGGCGCCACTACAGATCATTGTTTCGCGCAAAGACCAGCGCTTGCGGGTCTATCGTGGACAAGAGGTCATCGCTACGTCTCGCGTGTCGACCGGCAAGGCGGGGCACTCGACGCCAACTGGCATCTTCTCCATTCTTGAAAAGAGAAGACAGCATTTTTCCAATATCTATGATAGTGCCCCCATGCCCTATATGCAGCGCCTGACCTGGTCTGGTATCGCTTTGCATGAATCCGGCTCAGTGCCCAATTATCCCGCATCCCATGGCTGTGTGCGTTTGCCACGCGGTTTCGCAAGCAAGCTCTTCTCCATGACTGAACGTGGCGCGCATGTCATCATCGCCAATCGGGAAGCCGAGCCGGAGTTGATCCATAACGCACGGCTTTTCCAACCCGAAGATGTGCAACTGGCCAACAAACTGACGGAATTGAGCCTTGGCCCGACACAGCCGGTCAAGGGGCACGGCAAGATCGCGCTTCTCGATGACCGCCCTTCAGAAGATCCGCTTGCTGCGAAAATTTCCATGCGTCTTAATCTGCTTGATCAGGTGAAACGGGATAATTCCCCCATTCGGGTATTCATCACCCGCCAGCCGCGCGGCAATCTGGTGCGTGAAGTGCAGATCATGCTCAATGAACTGGGCTTTGATGCCGGTGAGCCGGATGGATTGGCTGGCAAGGCCACTTATGGGGCCGTGCGCGCCTTCATCAAATCCAGACAAGGCAGCATCGAAGACCAAGCCCAGCCGCTTAAGGCCGTGATCGACAAGACTCTGCTGACCGCGCTTTATCATGCCGCAGGCAAGGGGGAAGTGCCGACAGGCCACATCTATGTGCGGTCCCGTTTCAAGCCTCTGTTTGATGCGCCGATCATGATCAAGAATCCCGAGGCGCCTCTTGGGGCGCATCTGCTGACCGCGACCCACTCGCGCACGCAAAGTGGCAAGCTGGATTGGCTGTCCGTCAATTTGACAGATCGCTATGACGATAGCATGCAGACCCGCCTTGGTGTTACGCAGGATATGGACAACGAGGCTCTGGTTGCCTCCAGCGCTATTCTCGACCGGATCGAAATTCCCGATGAAGTGCGCGCCCAAATTGATCTTCTGGTCAACAGCGGCTCTTCAATTACGATCTCTGACAGGGGCTTCAGCCGTGAGACAACCCCTGTCGGCACAGACTTTATTGTGCTGACCAAGCCGGATCTTCCTTCCGCCAGACCGATCCAGAAGACGGTGGAGCGAAAAAAGCCCGCTAAGCCCAATCAGGTCGCCAGAAGCAAAACCGAACCCGTGCAGGAAGCCCCCAAGAAGAAGGGGCTGTTCTCCATGCTCATCAATCGCGGTGCGAGTTTGACCGAGGTTAAAACCCGCTGA
- the phoB gene encoding phosphate regulon transcriptional regulator PhoB produces the protein MSPKVMIVEDEEALSLLLRYNLEAEGYQVEVIARGDEAESRLQETLPDLLLLDWMLPGLSGIELCRRLRAKPKTVKLPVIMLTARGEESERIRGLSTGADDYVVKPFSVPELMARVRAILRRASPDLVATILKAGDLELNRETHRVKRANREVTLGPTEYRLLEFLMQNPGRVYSREQLLDGVWGHDVYVDERTVDVHVGRLRKTINRGRAKDPIRTVRGSGYSFDDQFSVE, from the coding sequence ATGAGCCCCAAAGTCATGATCGTTGAAGATGAAGAAGCCCTTAGCCTTCTTCTTCGTTACAATCTGGAAGCCGAAGGCTATCAGGTTGAGGTGATCGCCCGTGGAGATGAAGCCGAAAGCCGGTTGCAGGAAACACTGCCCGACCTGCTTCTGCTGGACTGGATGCTGCCGGGCCTGTCCGGAATTGAACTATGCAGACGCCTGCGCGCCAAGCCCAAAACAGTCAAGCTGCCTGTCATCATGCTGACGGCACGTGGCGAGGAATCCGAACGCATTCGGGGACTTTCTACCGGCGCTGATGACTATGTCGTCAAACCGTTTTCTGTTCCTGAATTGATGGCACGTGTGCGGGCCATTCTGCGCCGGGCCAGCCCCGATCTAGTCGCAACCATTCTCAAGGCCGGAGATCTGGAGCTCAATCGCGAAACCCATCGTGTCAAGCGCGCCAACCGCGAGGTAACACTGGGACCGACAGAATATCGCTTGCTGGAATTCCTGATGCAGAATCCGGGGCGGGTCTATTCCCGCGAACAATTGCTGGATGGCGTCTGGGGGCATGATGTCTATGTCGATGAACGGACCGTAGACGTGCATGTGGGTCGGTTGCGCAAAACCATCAACCGCGGCCGGGCGAAAGATCCCATCCGCACAGTGCGCGGCTCTGGCTATAGCTTCGACGACCAGTTCTCAGTCGAATAG
- the phoU gene encoding phosphate signaling complex protein PhoU, whose protein sequence is MTEHTVSSYDDDLRNLTGRIAEMGGQAESMVEDAINALVRQDVKAAQATAAKDRAINKMEQQIEETAVLIIARRQPMAQDLRQIIAALRIATDLERVADLGKNIARSISAMDGKTPPKQLLHGIEHMAEIVLEQMRMVLDAYTTSDSNAAIAVVKRDDEVDAIYKSLFREFLTYMMEDPRNITFCANLLFAAKHLERVGDHATNIAESVYYVDTGKVLEDGTF, encoded by the coding sequence ATGACCGAACATACAGTCAGCTCATATGATGACGACCTGCGCAACCTGACCGGTCGCATTGCGGAGATGGGTGGCCAGGCAGAAAGCATGGTCGAGGACGCCATCAACGCTCTGGTCCGTCAGGACGTGAAGGCGGCACAGGCAACAGCCGCCAAAGACCGCGCCATCAACAAGATGGAACAGCAGATCGAAGAAACCGCCGTTCTGATCATCGCGCGCCGCCAGCCTATGGCACAGGATCTGCGTCAGATCATTGCCGCTTTGCGCATTGCGACCGATCTGGAGCGCGTTGCAGATCTTGGCAAGAATATCGCCCGTTCCATCAGCGCCATGGATGGCAAGACGCCTCCCAAACAGCTGCTGCATGGCATCGAGCATATGGCCGAGATCGTTCTGGAGCAGATGCGCATGGTGCTGGATGCCTACACCACATCGGATTCAAACGCCGCCATCGCCGTTGTGAAACGGGATGACGAAGTGGACGCGATTTACAAGTCCCTGTTCCGGGAATTCCTGACCTACATGATGGAAGATCCGCGCAATATTACCTTCTGCGCCAATCTCCTGTTTGCCGCCAAGCATCTGGAACGCGTGGGCGACCACGCTACCAACATTGCCGAAAGCGTCTACTATGTGGACACCGGCAAGGTTCTGGAAGACGGCACCTTTTAA
- the pstB gene encoding phosphate ABC transporter ATP-binding protein PstB, translated as MQDTNPNLKQDSDIRSNPIKMSGEKVTVHYGTKQALFDVDLKIEENQVTSLIGPSGCGKSTFLRCLNRMNDTIDICRVGGKIMLDSTDIYDADVDVVELRARVGMVFQKANPFPKSIFENVAYGPRIHGLCRTKAEMDEVVVTSLQKAGLFEEIKDRLDEPGTGLSGGQQQRLCIARAIAVSPEVILMDEPCSALDPIATAKVEELIDELRENYTIVIVTHSMQQAARVSQRTAFFHMGNLVEEGPTDHIFTNPKDKRTQDYITGRFG; from the coding sequence ATGCAGGATACCAATCCAAACCTCAAGCAGGATAGCGATATCCGCTCCAACCCGATCAAGATGTCGGGTGAAAAGGTGACCGTTCATTATGGCACCAAACAGGCGCTGTTTGATGTCGATCTGAAAATCGAGGAAAATCAGGTGACGTCGCTCATCGGGCCGTCTGGTTGTGGTAAATCCACGTTCCTGAGATGCCTTAACCGGATGAATGACACCATCGATATCTGCCGCGTTGGCGGTAAGATCATGCTCGATAGCACGGATATCTATGACGCCGACGTGGACGTTGTGGAGCTGCGCGCCCGTGTTGGCATGGTGTTCCAGAAGGCAAACCCGTTCCCGAAAAGCATTTTCGAGAATGTGGCCTATGGCCCACGCATCCATGGCCTCTGCCGCACCAAGGCAGAAATGGATGAAGTGGTTGTCACCTCCTTGCAGAAGGCCGGTCTGTTCGAAGAGATCAAGGATCGTCTTGATGAACCGGGCACAGGTCTTTCCGGTGGGCAGCAACAGCGCCTTTGCATCGCCCGCGCCATCGCTGTCAGCCCGGAAGTCATTTTGATGGACGAGCCCTGCTCGGCTCTTGACCCGATTGCCACGGCGAAGGTTGAGGAATTGATCGATGAGCTGCGCGAGAATTACACGATCGTCATCGTGACACACTCCATGCAGCAGGCTGCCCGTGTGTCCCAGCGCACCGCCTTCTTCCATATGGGCAATCTGGTTGAGGAAGGTCCGACCGACCACATCTTCACCAACCCCAAAGACAAGCGCACCCAAGACTACATCACCGGCCGCTTCGGCTAA
- the pstA gene encoding phosphate ABC transporter permease PstA: MTDATNIQGETIATSTQRDLGLKKRYSKERRFQALGITAIILGILFLVMLFLSIVTKGYSAFQQTKIHLDLYLNAELIDPSGNRDISTIQMPIRYNKVLERAVSKAVGLDPNDKATRKQQRVAKSLLSKGASVDLRDLVVENPDLIGTRIDYWALADGDIDSFVKGQIPRDVPEKQRLVKDAQIAYIDQLVEEGAMEKKFNSNLFFNGPSSRPESAGIAVAVMGSIFMMLIVLVLALPIGVAASIYLEEFAPKNRWTDLIEVNINNLAAVPSIVFGLLGLAVFINFAGLPRSASLVGGLVLTLMTLPTIIIATRSALKAVPPSIREAALGVGASKTQAIFHHVLPLATPGILTGTIIGLAQALGETAPLLMIGMVAFIKDFPATPLDPATALPVQIYMWSGEAQRAFTERTSAAILILLAFLALMNISAVLLRRRFERRW; this comes from the coding sequence ATGACTGATGCAACCAACATACAGGGCGAAACCATCGCCACGAGCACGCAGCGCGATCTGGGACTGAAAAAGCGCTATAGTAAAGAACGTCGCTTTCAGGCTCTGGGCATCACAGCCATCATTCTGGGTATTCTGTTCCTTGTGATGCTGTTCCTGTCCATCGTCACGAAAGGCTATTCAGCCTTTCAGCAGACAAAGATTCATCTCGATCTTTACCTTAATGCCGAGCTGATCGACCCGTCCGGCAACCGCGACATCAGCACCATCCAGATGCCTATCCGCTATAACAAGGTTCTGGAGCGGGCTGTTTCCAAGGCCGTTGGTCTGGACCCCAATGACAAGGCGACACGAAAACAGCAGCGTGTGGCAAAGAGCCTGCTTTCCAAGGGAGCATCAGTCGATTTGCGCGATCTGGTTGTTGAAAATCCCGATCTGATCGGTACGCGGATTGATTATTGGGCGCTGGCAGATGGCGACATTGACAGCTTTGTCAAGGGCCAGATCCCACGCGATGTTCCAGAAAAGCAACGCTTGGTCAAAGATGCGCAGATCGCCTATATCGATCAGCTCGTTGAAGAAGGGGCGATGGAAAAGAAATTCAACAGTAACCTGTTCTTCAATGGTCCCTCCTCCAGACCGGAATCGGCCGGTATTGCCGTGGCTGTCATGGGCTCCATTTTCATGATGCTCATCGTGCTGGTTCTGGCTCTGCCAATCGGGGTTGCAGCTTCCATCTATCTGGAAGAATTTGCGCCGAAAAACCGTTGGACCGACCTTATCGAGGTGAATATCAACAACCTCGCGGCGGTGCCTTCCATTGTGTTCGGTCTGTTGGGGCTGGCTGTGTTCATCAACTTTGCAGGCCTGCCGCGGTCCGCTTCGCTTGTTGGCGGTCTGGTTCTGACGCTCATGACACTGCCGACCATCATCATTGCGACCCGTTCGGCTCTCAAGGCTGTCCCGCCTTCCATTCGTGAAGCGGCACTTGGTGTGGGCGCTTCCAAGACACAGGCGATTTTCCACCATGTCCTGCCCCTGGCAACACCGGGTATCCTGACAGGCACGATTATCGGTCTGGCGCAGGCACTTGGTGAAACCGCACCTCTTCTGATGATCGGCATGGTGGCCTTCATCAAGGACTTCCCGGCAACGCCTCTTGATCCGGCAACGGCCCTGCCCGTCCAGATCTATATGTGGTCGGGGGAAGCACAACGCGCCTTCACGGAGCGGACATCCGCTGCGATCCTGATCCTTCTGGCGTTTCTTGCGCTGATGAATATTTCCGCGGTGCTTCTGCGTCGCCGCTTTGAGCGCCGCTGGTAA
- the pstC gene encoding phosphate ABC transporter permease subunit PstC gives MSPLWLLVAIIVFALVGAVLGRNRAVSCVNGNIATLHSRPGYYGSYVMIWTALPAIFYMVAILVAQPFYNSSVIDTELRTGYTQSCDRALARIEGDADAQTPAICEDKEQYETLDTRRALMRSVVESVAIGVSLLDEDTAAKLHNGLVAVRPTLKSVGVALAEDVPGTVVDAANRLNEVNATGNVVLIAGVVLLVILGFVLSYLRVKPRLRARNLVESNIKVALVLASSIAILTTVGIVLSMLFEAIHFFSQVHPFNFFFGTEWDPRFTSAGREGGGEGSFGLIPLIWGTLYISFVALLVAVPIGMFAAIYMAEYANNSVRAIAKPLLEILAGIPTIVYGFFALVTVGPFLHDAGAAIGLDISATSVLTAGFVMGIMLIPFISSLSDDIITAVPQSLRDGSLGLGATKSETIKKVILPAALPGIVGSVLLAASRAIGETMIVVMAAGIAANLTANPFEAVTTVTVKIVSQLTGDLEFNSPQTLVAFALGITLFVITLGLNIFALHIVRKYREQYD, from the coding sequence ATGAGCCCGTTATGGCTTTTGGTAGCTATCATCGTTTTCGCGCTGGTCGGTGCAGTTCTGGGGCGTAATCGCGCCGTCTCCTGTGTCAACGGAAATATAGCTACACTTCATTCGCGTCCCGGATATTACGGTTCCTATGTGATGATATGGACCGCACTTCCGGCAATTTTCTACATGGTGGCCATTCTCGTTGCGCAGCCATTCTATAACAGCTCAGTGATCGACACCGAGTTGCGCACTGGCTACACCCAATCCTGCGATCGCGCACTGGCGCGGATTGAGGGGGACGCGGATGCGCAAACCCCGGCCATTTGCGAAGACAAAGAGCAGTATGAAACGCTCGACACCCGCCGCGCCCTGATGCGTAGCGTTGTTGAAAGTGTCGCGATTGGTGTCAGCCTTCTGGACGAAGACACCGCTGCCAAGCTTCACAATGGCCTTGTCGCCGTGCGCCCGACTCTCAAATCGGTTGGTGTCGCGCTTGCTGAAGATGTGCCCGGCACTGTTGTGGATGCTGCCAACCGGCTCAATGAGGTCAACGCGACCGGTAATGTGGTTCTGATCGCCGGGGTCGTCCTACTGGTCATTCTCGGGTTTGTCCTTTCCTATCTGCGCGTCAAGCCGCGATTGCGCGCACGCAACCTGGTTGAAAGCAACATCAAGGTCGCGCTGGTGCTGGCTTCCTCCATCGCCATCCTGACGACCGTGGGCATCGTGCTTTCGATGTTGTTTGAAGCAATCCACTTCTTCAGTCAGGTGCATCCGTTCAACTTCTTCTTTGGCACCGAGTGGGATCCCCGCTTTACGTCCGCTGGCCGTGAAGGCGGGGGCGAAGGCTCCTTCGGTCTCATCCCGTTGATCTGGGGTACGCTGTATATTTCCTTTGTCGCCTTGCTCGTAGCGGTTCCAATCGGCATGTTCGCCGCCATCTATATGGCCGAATATGCCAACAATTCGGTCCGTGCCATTGCCAAGCCGCTTCTGGAAATTCTCGCCGGTATCCCGACCATTGTTTATGGTTTCTTTGCGCTGGTAACCGTCGGCCCGTTCCTTCATGACGCTGGCGCGGCTATCGGGCTGGATATTTCAGCTACCTCGGTGCTGACGGCAGGCTTTGTCATGGGCATCATGCTGATCCCGTTCATCTCTTCGCTGTCCGATGACATTATCACGGCGGTGCCGCAATCCCTGCGTGATGGGTCTCTGGGGTTGGGTGCGACCAAGTCGGAAACGATCAAGAAGGTCATTCTGCCCGCCGCCCTGCCAGGGATCGTCGGCTCCGTTCTGCTCGCAGCGTCCCGCGCCATTGGTGAAACGATGATCGTGGTCATGGCCGCAGGCATCGCGGCCAACCTGACAGCCAACCCGTTTGAAGCGGTGACCACCGTGACCGTAAAAATTGTCAGCCAGTTGACTGGTGACCTTGAGTTCAACTCTCCGCAGACCCTTGTGGCCTTTGCGCTGGGTATCACCCTGTTTGTCATCACCCTGGGGCTCAACATCTTTGCTCTGCACATCGTGCGGAAATATCGGGAGCAGTATGACTGA